Sequence from the Paenibacillus riograndensis SBR5 genome:
CGGCAGCGGCAGCGGCTGCTTCAGCTCCCTGTTGGCCATCTGCATACGATCTGCCCTTCCGCGATCCCGCGGCTTGGCTTTTCTGCGGAACCAGAGCACAATCAACACCACTATGGCAGCTATAATCAATACCGGGAATGCTGCCGCCAGGAATATGATGATCCACTGAAACATTACGGACAGCGCATGCAGACTGCCCTGAAGCGCCTCCGAAGCCCGGTTCATCAGCGGGCCTTGCTCTTTGGCTTTTGTAATATTCAAGCTTTCATCGGTCTGATACAAGCGAAGCTCAACCGTTGAAAAAGAGACATTCTGGTCAATATAGCGCATTCTGCCCTTGATCGTCTCAATCTCTTCCTGGATGGCGCCGAGCTGGTTGGCAAACGCTACAAGGTCGGCGGATTTGGTTGCCTTTTTCATAAACTCGATGTATTGGCTCTCCATCAGCTGCTTGGCTTTGAGGCGCGACTCCAAATCCACATATTCCTCTGAAACATCCTGACCCTGAATCTGACGCTGAAGCTTTTCGTTTTTGATTTTTTCCAGGCTGCTCAGAAAGGAAGAAAACCCGGACGCCGGCACCTTAAGAATAAATGTTCCGCCCCGCTCATAACCGGATGTGCTCTCCGAAAATTCAATAATATAGCCATTTGCAAGGGTCACCATATTCCGGACCTCTGTCTGCGCCGCAGCGTAATCCTTCACTTCCATGGTGAGATTGGCGTGATAGATCAGTTTTTTGTTCAGTCCTGCCACAACGTCGCTTCCTGTAAAACCAGCCGTTCCCTTTGACGTCTGTGCTGCGTCCGTGCTGCCGACTGCTGAATTTCCGCCCCCGGCCTTGGTCCCTTCAGCGGCAGGCGCCTCAGCTTTAGAGGCCATAGACTGCTCTGCAACGTCTGCTGATGCATTCTGCGCCGCACCGCCGTCTACGCTTGCCTCCGTACTGGCCGTATCCGCCTTCATAAGCGAATTCCCCGCAGCATCGTTGTTTCCTCCAGACCCGCACCCTGCCACAACCACAGCAAACATCAGTAACCCCAATAGATAATACAGATAATGCAGACCCCTTTTTTGCATCCTCATTCCTCCAAAAGTGTAGTGGAAACTCCGCTTCTTTTGTGCAGATTGCTGACGCAGTAAGCTCTTTATCTCTAGGCTCTCCGCGTTATACTCTTTGACGTTCCAAAAGCTGGAAGGTTGCAGTCAAGCGGTAATTTTTCCAGTCCGGCAGTGCCAGTTCCCCCGTTTGCGGGCGTTTGCCTTATTTGCTAAAATGAAGGTGTCTGTGAAGACGAAAAACACCAAAAAACCCTATATCCGCAAGGAATAAGGGTTAGGTTCTGCCCGGACAAGCTCCACCTTGCCGGCCAGATCAGGCTTCAATTCGGCTGCTGCCATTCCACAACAAGGGGAGGTGAAACCCTCATGGCAAAAGACGTACAATGCGCAGTGAATTCCTGCACCTACTGGGCGGAGGAAAACAAATGCAATGCCGAATCTATCTTTGTTGCTTACCACAGCTCAAAACAGCCTTCAAATGCTGAGGAAACAGACTGCAAAACCTTTGAAAGAAAATAAGTCAAGGTTGGAAGGGACCCTCCACGGTCCCTTCTTGCTTATTCCCATTCTAGCAAGATTGAGAATGATTATCAAGCGTTATTCTTCCGCACATTTGCCGCCGCCAGCACCATGTTGCGCAGCGCCGCTTCCGTCTCCTCCCAGCCCCGTGTCTTCAATCCGCAGTCCGGGTTAATCCAGAATTGTCCGGCATCCAGCACACGCAGGGCGCGCTCAATATTGTGAGTCATCTCCTCGACCTCCGGGACACGGGGGCTGTGAATATCATAGACGCCCAGACCAATGCCTTTATCATAGTCATCCTCTTCAAAAGCGGCGATTAGCTCCCCATGGCTGCGCGAGGTTTCAATAGAGATGACATCAGCGTCCATGGCCGAAATGGCTCCGATCATATCGTTGAACTCGCTGTAGCACATATGGGTATGGACCTGCGTAGTATCCTTCACATGATTGGTAGCTACCCGGAAGGACCGCACTGCCCAATTGAGGTAATGCGCATGGTCCTCCGCCTTCAGCGGCAGCCCTTCCCGGATCGCCGGCTCATCCACCTGGATCATCTCAATGCCCGCATCCTCCAGCGCCTGCACTTCATGGCGGAGGGCAAGGGCTATTTGCTTGGCGACCTCTTCCCGGCTGAGATCATCGCGGACAAATGACCAGTTCAGAATCGTTACCGGTCCGGTCAGCATCCCTTTTACCGGAAGCCTCGTCAGCGACTGGGCATAGACGCTCTCCTTGACGGTCATGGGCTGAATAAAAGCGACATCCGCATAGATCACCGGAGGCTTCACACAGCGGGAGCCGTAGGACTGCACCCAGCCATTCTGGGTGAACAGATAACCGGCCAGCTTCTCGCCGAAGAACTCGACCATATCTGTCCGCTCGAACTCCCCGTGGACCAGCACATCCAGGCCCAGCTCCTCCTGAAGGGTAATCGCCTCCGCGATTTGGCGGCGGACGAACGTGTCATAGCGCTCTTCATTCCATACGCCTTTGCGCCATTTAAGACGCGCCTGCCGCACCTCTGCCGTCTGCGGAAAGCTGCCGATCGTTGTCGTTGGCAGCAGCGGCAGCTTCCACTTCGCCTGCTGCAGCTTCACGCGCTCTGCAAAAGGCAGGCTGCGGCTGTCCGGAAGCGCGTCCAGCCGGCGGACCTGCTCCGCTACATCCTGGCGCCCGCGTTCAGGAAGGGCGCGGAACGCGGCCAGCGCTTCACGGCTCTCCGCAAGCTGGGCCGCAGCGTTACTGTTCCCGCCGCCGGCAGCTGCGGCGAGCAGCCCAAGCTCTGCCAGCTTCTCGTCAGCGAAGGCCAGCGCCTGCTTCACGGCAGGCTTCAGCTTGCCTTCGCTCTGCACGGTTACCGGCACGTGCAGCAGACTTGAGGACGGCTGGAGAATCAGCCGGTCCAGCGGGACATGTGCCGCCAGCTTCTGGATCAGGCCGAGCTTGGCATCAGGGTCGGCGCGCCAGATGCTGCGCCCGTCGATAATGCCCGCACCCAGCAGCTTACCGGCCGGCCAGCCAAGGCGCTCAATCGCTTCCAGGTTGACGCCGCCATCGTGGACGAAGTCGAGGCCAATGGCCTGTACCGGCAGCTCCAGCAACGCTTCCAGCGGTTCAGCCGCTTCAAAGTATGTCTGCAGGATCAGCTTCAGCCCGGGCACCGCAGCGGAGATCGCGCCATATATGGTCTTCAGCAGTGCAATCTCTTCTGGAGTCAGCCCGGTAACAACCGCCGGTTCATCGATCTGCACCCAGGCAACACCTTCCTGCTCCAGCTCCTGCAGCAGCTGAATATAAACCGGCAGGAACCGCTCGGCAACTTCTCCGATTTCCGCTGCCGGGAATCCCTTAGACAGCTTCAGGAAGGTATAAAGCCCGACTATAACCGGCTTGCCTTCAATGCCGGCCTGCGTTTTGGCGAAGCGGTAGGCGGCCAGCGGTTTGTTCTCTGTAAGCTGCGGGGTAAGGCTGCCGATTTCCGGCACAATGTAGTGGTAGTTGGTGTTGAACCATTTGGTCATCTCGCAGGCCGGGGCGGATGCGTTGCCGCGGGCCATGGCGAAATACAGATCGAGCGGAACGGCCCCGCCGTTATAAGCATACCGCTGTGGAATAATGCCGAACATTACAGCGGTGTCCAGCACATGATCGTAGAAGGTAAAATCATTCACCGGAATTAGATCAATGCCGGCCTTTTGCTGCGACTGCAGATGCTGAAGCTGAATTCCGGCCATTTGGGCAAGGAAATCCTGCTCATCTATTTTGCCGGACCAGTAGGCCTCCAGCGTTTTTTTCCACTCGCGGTTTTTACCGATTCTCGGGTACCCCAGATTGCTGGTTGTAATCTTGTTTGTCATGATATTCTGCTCCTCATCTATCCCTTTTTGTTCGATCCAATCCAAAGTGTGCTGTACTTCAGCCCTTAATCTGATGCCATCATACTGTACCCCTTTCGCCATCCGCAACAGATTCCGGCGTCTCGGCGTTATACACATTGGCTATAGCAAAACAGAAAACGGCAGGAAAATGCTTTTCAACCTGGACAGATACCCGCACCAAAATCCCCCCCGCAAAGTGCTGCCTTTGCATGGATGCTGATTCAGCTACTTTGCGGGGACCCCGTTACAGACTTATACAAAAAAGGCGGCACCCTGCGATGAGGGTGCCGCCTTTTTTTGCTCTTTTCTATTCTATATAGTTTGAACTAAAGAAACGACTGACTAGAACCTGACACAGAGTCGGTCGATGATGGTCAAAGGCACTTTCATAATCTCCTCCATGAATTGCTGTACGTTGGTTCGAATTTCAGTGACCGTGTGGTAGAAGACGTTGTTAATCACGTCCGATTTAAGCCATTTCCACAAGCCTTCGACTGCATTGAATTGAGGGCTATAGGGAGGTAGGAACACCAGCTCAAGTCGTTCTTTCATCTCCGTCAGGAACGGGGTTAGTAGCTCCGCATGGTGGATTCGCGCATTGTCCAAGACCATCACGATTTTACCTGTTGGGTATTCATCGATGACTTTTTTCAAAAAACTCAAAAAGGTTTCTGCGGTATACTGTTCATCTTCCTGCCATACGATTTTGCCTGTTCCATAATCAACGGTTGCCAGCAGTTTGACGCCGCGATGTTTACCTGTGGTTGGAATGATCCGTTGCTTACCGCGGAGAAACCACGTTTTCTGAATGGCTTGATAATCTCGAATCATGGATTCATCTTCGAATAGCAAATGGTGAATTTCGTCCTTCATATATCTTTTTTTAAGTTGGGAAACGTGGTTTCTGTAAAAAATCTTTGTTTTTCTTCGTCCGCTGCGGCCAAGGTATACGTTGGCTTGGTGTAGCTTAGCCCCTGTCGCTGCATCATTTTGGAGATACCCCGAAGCGAATACGTGACTCCAAATTCCCGTTTGATCAAGGCTGCAATGATCTCCAGTGTCCAGTTGTGCCGCGCCGTAAAGCCAACATCATGCGGAACCGAACCCACAATGGTCTGTTTCAGCTTTTCTTGTTGTTCTTTGGTTAATCGAACAGGCGCTCCTGGAGAATGATTCATTTGAAGGCCTGAAAGCCCTCCGGTTTCATACGCCCCAATGTAACCTTTTACGGTTTTTGCACTTCGATCGATGGTATGGGCAATTTCCTCAATTTCTGTTCCTTGTAGATACAAATACAGGGTCTGGTATCGTTCGTACATCCGACGTTTTTTGGCTTGCTTCATCGCGGTTTGGATCTCTTGAAAGGATGCTGTATGGTCCATTACATTCCCCTGCCTGTCTGAAGTCGTTGTCTATATTACTTCGACATGTTGCAACGAAATCCTTACCATAGTTTTCTAATCTTTAGTTCAACTTATATAGAACCATACGAAGTAAACCACCGCAGCCAGAATAATCCGGTAGATGGCGAACGGCATCAGCTTGATCCGGTTGATCAGCTTCAGGAAGAAGCGCATGGACAGCAGCGCGAACAGAAAGGCGCTGATGAACCCGGCAATGAAGAACGGCAAGTCATCCAGCGTGAAATACTGCCAGTTCTTCAGCAGTGAAATCAGGCTGGCTCCGGCCATGATCGGTACCGCCATGATAAAGGTGAAATCGGCAGCGGCCCGGTGGCTCATGCCCAGCAGAACGCCGCCGGAGATCGTTGATCCGGACCGCGAGAAGCCCGGCCAGAGCGACAAGCACTGGATCAGTCCTACCGATAGCGCCTGTCTATATGTAATTTGATCAACACTCTCTGTTTTGATCTTTTTGGGGGCAAGCAGGTCCGCACAGATCATCAGAATAGCTCCAACAACCAGGCCGATCAGCACCGTAGATGTCGAGAATAAGTGCTCATCAATATAATCCTCGAACAGAAATCCCAGCACTCCGGCAGGAATGAGTCCTACAATGACCTGCGCCAGCTTCAGCCGGCCCGTAGTTTCCACTGCGGGCTGGCCCTCCGGCACCGCTGTCAGCTCCTTGCGGCTGAAGCGCTTCAGGCCCAGCAGATCGATGAACCGGTTGCGGAAGATCACCACCACGGCCAGAATTGAACCCAGCTGGATCACTACCTTGAACGTGTTCGCGGCGTATTTTCCGAGAAATTCCTGCGATTTCAGCCACATATCATCGACAATAATCATATGGCCGGTGGAGGATACCGGAGCAAATTCGGTCAACCCTTCTACAATTCCGAGAATGATAGCTTTAATAATCGTTAACAGTTCCATGAATTCTCCTCCTAAAAGTGTGGATCTATGAAATCGCTGCGGACAAAACTCCCTTCGGAAGCATTAACTTGCCCCGTGTCTGCTAGCCGCGGGCTTTGCCTTCGGTATGACGTTTGCGAAGGTACAGCAGGCCCAGCACGAGGATTCCTCCGGCAAGCAGAATATATACAATACTGGAATACGTGCCGATATAACCTCCAATATCCTCCCACGACTCGCCGAGTGCCGCCCCCAGAAGGATCAGAAGCGTATTCCAGCCCAGCGTGCCGATCGTCGTAAACAGCATGAAGAGTCCGAACTTCATTCCCGACATGCCTGCCGGAATTGAGATCAGGCTGCGCACCAGCGGCACCATCCGGCAGAACAGCACGGTCCAGTAGCCGTATTTATCAAACCAGGCATCCGCTTTGCGGATATCGCTTTTTTTGATCCGGATCCATTTGCCATAGCGGTCGACGATCCGCTCCATTCTGCTGACCTCCAGCAGCCGGCCAATCCAGTACAGGATGGCTGCACCCAGCAGCGAACCTGCCGTTGAGGCGATCAGCACACCGGGAATGGTGAGCCCGGAAGTCGTGGTCATAAATCCGCCGAACGGCAGGATGACCTCCGATGGTATCGGCGGGAAAATATTCTCCAAAGCCAGCATCAGAAAAATTCCGGCATATCCGAACTGCTCCATGATATCTGTAATCCATGTTTTCATTCGAGTCCCTCCGTCTAGATAAGATTTTTCTTGAGGTTGCGCAAATAGCGGCTGCGGATGAAGAAGAAGTACAGGGTCTGGGCAGCCAGATAACCGGTCAGTACAGCTCCGGTCTCGGCCGCGATGGATAGATAGAACATCCGCTGCAGCGCAATAAAAGCAAACAGGCTGTGCAGAACCGCCAGCAGCACCGGAACAAAAAACATAAGTGCCAGCTGCAGCGTGGCAATGCGGTCCAGCTCCCGGTCGGTCAGGCCCATTTTGGACAGGGTTGAATACTGCAGACGGTCATGATCCAGATCCACATAAAGACGGAAATAGAGAAAGCTGCCCGCAGCAATGAAGAACACTGTCCCGACCAGCAGCGAAGCGAACAGCATCGTGCTGTACAGCGTGCGTTGAATTTCGAACAATGTGCCGCTGATTACGACAGCATAAGAAGACTTC
This genomic interval carries:
- a CDS encoding DUF4349 domain-containing protein, with product MQKRGLHYLYYLLGLLMFAVVVAGCGSGGNNDAAGNSLMKADTASTEASVDGGAAQNASADVAEQSMASKAEAPAAEGTKAGGGNSAVGSTDAAQTSKGTAGFTGSDVVAGLNKKLIYHANLTMEVKDYAAAQTEVRNMVTLANGYIIEFSESTSGYERGGTFILKVPASGFSSFLSSLEKIKNEKLQRQIQGQDVSEEYVDLESRLKAKQLMESQYIEFMKKATKSADLVAFANQLGAIQEEIETIKGRMRYIDQNVSFSTVELRLYQTDESLNITKAKEQGPLMNRASEALQGSLHALSVMFQWIIIFLAAAFPVLIIAAIVVLIVLWFRRKAKPRDRGRADRMQMANRELKQPLPLPQKPDEQPAQVEGELEDRKPE
- a CDS encoding DUF1540 domain-containing protein; this encodes MAKDVQCAVNSCTYWAEENKCNAESIFVAYHSSKQPSNAEETDCKTFERK
- the metE gene encoding 5-methyltetrahydropteroyltriglutamate--homocysteine S-methyltransferase, translated to MTNKITTSNLGYPRIGKNREWKKTLEAYWSGKIDEQDFLAQMAGIQLQHLQSQQKAGIDLIPVNDFTFYDHVLDTAVMFGIIPQRYAYNGGAVPLDLYFAMARGNASAPACEMTKWFNTNYHYIVPEIGSLTPQLTENKPLAAYRFAKTQAGIEGKPVIVGLYTFLKLSKGFPAAEIGEVAERFLPVYIQLLQELEQEGVAWVQIDEPAVVTGLTPEEIALLKTIYGAISAAVPGLKLILQTYFEAAEPLEALLELPVQAIGLDFVHDGGVNLEAIERLGWPAGKLLGAGIIDGRSIWRADPDAKLGLIQKLAAHVPLDRLILQPSSSLLHVPVTVQSEGKLKPAVKQALAFADEKLAELGLLAAAAGGGNSNAAAQLAESREALAAFRALPERGRQDVAEQVRRLDALPDSRSLPFAERVKLQQAKWKLPLLPTTTIGSFPQTAEVRQARLKWRKGVWNEERYDTFVRRQIAEAITLQEELGLDVLVHGEFERTDMVEFFGEKLAGYLFTQNGWVQSYGSRCVKPPVIYADVAFIQPMTVKESVYAQSLTRLPVKGMLTGPVTILNWSFVRDDLSREEVAKQIALALRHEVQALEDAGIEMIQVDEPAIREGLPLKAEDHAHYLNWAVRSFRVATNHVKDTTQVHTHMCYSEFNDMIGAISAMDADVISIETSRSHGELIAAFEEDDYDKGIGLGVYDIHSPRVPEVEEMTHNIERALRVLDAGQFWINPDCGLKTRGWEETEAALRNMVLAAANVRKNNA
- a CDS encoding IS630 family transposase (programmed frameshift), producing the protein MDHTASFQEIQTAMKQAKKRRMYERYQTLYLYLQGTEIEEIAHTIDRSAKTVKGYIGAYETGGLSGLQMNHSPGAPVRLTKEQQEKLKQTIVGSVPHDVGFTARHNWTLEIIAALIKREFGVTYSLRGISKMMQRQGLSYTKPTYTLAAADEEKQRFFTETTFPNLKKYMKDEIHHLLFEDESMIRDYQAIQKTWFLRGKQRIIPTTGKHRGVKLLATVDYGTGKIVWQEDEQYTAETFLSFLKKVIDEYPTGKIVMVLDNARIHHAELLTPFLTEMKERLELVFLPPYSPQFNAVEGLWKWLKSDVINNVFYHTVTEIRTNVQQFMEEIMKVPLTIIDRLCVRF
- a CDS encoding undecaprenyl-diphosphate phosphatase, whose translation is MELLTIIKAIILGIVEGLTEFAPVSSTGHMIIVDDMWLKSQEFLGKYAANTFKVVIQLGSILAVVVIFRNRFIDLLGLKRFSRKELTAVPEGQPAVETTGRLKLAQVIVGLIPAGVLGFLFEDYIDEHLFSTSTVLIGLVVGAILMICADLLAPKKIKTESVDQITYRQALSVGLIQCLSLWPGFSRSGSTISGGVLLGMSHRAAADFTFIMAVPIMAGASLISLLKNWQYFTLDDLPFFIAGFISAFLFALLSMRFFLKLINRIKLMPFAIYRIILAAVVYFVWFYIS
- a CDS encoding DedA family protein, which gives rise to MKTWITDIMEQFGYAGIFLMLALENIFPPIPSEVILPFGGFMTTTSGLTIPGVLIASTAGSLLGAAILYWIGRLLEVSRMERIVDRYGKWIRIKKSDIRKADAWFDKYGYWTVLFCRMVPLVRSLISIPAGMSGMKFGLFMLFTTIGTLGWNTLLILLGAALGESWEDIGGYIGTYSSIVYILLAGGILVLGLLYLRKRHTEGKARG